The sequence GTGCCGCTGACGCGGATATAGGCCGGCGACAGCGCCGCCGCGAGCTTGCGAAGGCGCGGGTTGGCGAGATCAATCGGAGGCCTGTCGCTATAGCGATCGTGCTGCATCCCGCCTTGCGCGTAAGGCTTCCAGAAACGCCCGCCCGTCACCTCCACCATCTCGACGTTGTAGGATTGGAAGCGCGCATCGACCGTGCCGATCGCTTTCATGCGCGACGGTGCGATCACGATTTCGCTCGCGCACGCTGCGCGACCTGTCGCCGCGACGAGCAATGCGGCACCGATCATGCTGACGATGCGGAGGTTGCCGCATCGTCCGATCGCCGGCCTTGTATGCACGTCCTGATGCCTTCTTATGCGCGCTGCCAAAAGCAGATGCAGCGGTCCGATCCATTAGCCGCGTTTATATCGCGAATTTTTACTTCCAATTTTACTTCGCAAAAACTCAGCCATAGCCTCACGCGCAACTGATCACATCCGCAGCCGATCAGTGGCGATCGGGGCGAGCGTTCATCGTAACCAATGAGGGTTGCCATGTCTGACAGGATTAAGGGGACATCCACTTCCGATCCGGCGGGAACGGAAGCGGGACTCGCGAAAAAGCTGAGCCGGCGCACACTGTTGAAGGGGGCGGCCGCAGTTGCGGGCGCAGCCGCGGGGTCGGACGCGATCTGCGGATTCCCGACCATCTGGGCTCAGGAGATCAAGGACATCGAGCTGCGCCATGTCGGCGTGTCCTATTCGGTGGTGAAGGCGATCGGCGACCAGGCGGCCAAGGATCTCGGCTTCAAGGTGACGATGCAGAACCTCGACACCTCCGCCGCCATCAACCGCTTCATAAGCCAGCCTAATACGGTCGATATCGCCGATCTCGAGGGCTGGCAGGCGAAACTCGCCGCCAAGCGCGGCGTGATCCAGGGCATCGAGGTCAAGAAGGTCAAGGAGTTCGACAACATCCTGCCGATCTTCACCAAGGGCGAGATCGACGGCCACAAGATACCGCGCCAGGGTATCTCGCCCTATGAAGCCATGTACATCGCCAAGCCCGATGCGACCGATCTCAACGACGGCGTCACCGAATGGGCGACCTTCCTGCCGCAGGTCTACAACGCCGACTCCATCGGCTACCGCCCCGACCTGGTCGGCCATGAAGTGACCGAGTGGAAGGACCTGATCGATCCCAAATTCAAGGGCAAGGCCGCGATCCTCGACGTGCCCGCGATCGGCATCATGGACGCCGCGCTCTGCTTCGAAAGCGCCGGGCTGATCAAGTACGGCAACAAGGGCAACATGACCAAGGAGGAGATCGATTTCACCTGCAACAAGCTGATCGAGCTGAAGAAGCAGGGCCAGTTCCGCGCAACCTGGACCACCTTCGACCAATCGGTGCAGCTGATGGCGGCGGGCGAGGTGGTGATCCAGTCGATGTGGTCGCCGGCGGTCGCCGCGGTCCGCGTGAAAGAGATTCCCTGCGTTTATGCGCCGGTGAACGTCAAGAACGGCAAGGAAGGCTACCGCGGCTGGTGCAACGGCATGGGCCTGATGAAGCATCTGTCCGGCAAGAAGCTGGATGCCGCCTATGAATATCTCAACTGGTACCTCTCGGGCTGGCAGGGCGGCTTCGTCGCGCGCTACGGCTATTACAGCCCGGTGCCCTCGACCGCGAAGAAATTCCTCACCCCCGCGGAATGGGCGTTCTGGTACGAGGGCCAGCCCGCGCCGGAGGTCGTGAACGATCCCTATGGTGTCGCGATGGAGAAGGCCGGCACCAAGCGCGACGGCGGCTCGTTCCTCGACCGCGTCAAGAACATCTCGTGCTGGAACACGCTGATGGACGAGGCCGCCTACATGAACAAGCGCTGGAACGACTTCAAGGTGGCCTGAAACCTGCTTTCCCTGACGACAGGCGCCGGCGCGGCGACGCGCCGGCGGATGAGATCGACGTCGAGGCGTTCGCTGACATGCAGCCAAGTCCAGCTCAGAGTCCAACTCCATCGCGATCCAACCTGGTCGGCTGGCTCTATGTCTCGCCGCTGGTCCTGGTGCTCGTGCCGTTCTTCGTGGGGCCGATCCTGGTGGTGCTGGCGGCGAGCTTCTTCGCCACCGACGGCTTTGGCGGGCTGACGCCGGGCTTCACGCTGGCGAGCTATGTCGAGGTGCTGCACTCAGCGCTGACGCTGAAGCTGTATCTGGCGACGATCAAGTTCACGGTGCTGACCTGGATCTTCACGCTGATCATCGGCTTCTTCGTCGCATATTTTCTGGTGTTTCACGTTCGCAACCAGTTGCTCGCCATCGGCCTGTTCCTCCTTTGCACGGTGCCGTTCTGGACCTCGAACATCATCCGGATGATTTCCTGGATCCCGCTGCTCGGCAAGGAAGGCCTGATCAACCAGGCGCTCCTGGCGACCGGCGCGATCCGTCAGCCGCTCGAGGTGCTGCTGTTCTCCGACCTCGCGGTTGTGATTGCCTATGTCCACCAGCTCACGATCTTCATGATCGTGCCGATCTTCAACTCCATGGCGCGGATCGACAAGAAGCTGATCGAGGCCGCGATCGACGCCGGCGCCAGCCGTTTCGACATCATGCGCCTGATCGTGGTGCCGATGTCCAAGAGCGGCATCGCGCTCGGCACCATCTTCGTGATCTCGATCGTGATGGGCGACTTCTTCGTGGTCAAGGTGATGTCCGGCGGCGGCTCGGCCTCGGTGGTCAGCGCCTTCTACGAGGACGTCGGTGTGCTGCAATATCCGACGGCGGCGGCCAGCGCCGTGCTGCTGACCTTGGTGCTGGTCGCGATCGTCTCGCTGATCCTGCGCACCGTCGATATCCGGCAGGAGATCACGCGATGAGCGCGGTTCTCGCTGAGATGCCGGAGACGATTGCGCCCGCAACCGGCAAGGCGATCGCGCCGAGCAAGGGCGGCAGGCCCTGGACGTTCTACGTGCTGGCGACACTGTTTGCGGCTTACGTGCTCGCGCTCTACGGCCCGATGTTCTGCATCTACATCCTGTCGTTCCAGG is a genomic window of Bradyrhizobium sp. CB1717 containing:
- a CDS encoding extracellular solute-binding protein, yielding MSDRIKGTSTSDPAGTEAGLAKKLSRRTLLKGAAAVAGAAAGSDAICGFPTIWAQEIKDIELRHVGVSYSVVKAIGDQAAKDLGFKVTMQNLDTSAAINRFISQPNTVDIADLEGWQAKLAAKRGVIQGIEVKKVKEFDNILPIFTKGEIDGHKIPRQGISPYEAMYIAKPDATDLNDGVTEWATFLPQVYNADSIGYRPDLVGHEVTEWKDLIDPKFKGKAAILDVPAIGIMDAALCFESAGLIKYGNKGNMTKEEIDFTCNKLIELKKQGQFRATWTTFDQSVQLMAAGEVVIQSMWSPAVAAVRVKEIPCVYAPVNVKNGKEGYRGWCNGMGLMKHLSGKKLDAAYEYLNWYLSGWQGGFVARYGYYSPVPSTAKKFLTPAEWAFWYEGQPAPEVVNDPYGVAMEKAGTKRDGGSFLDRVKNISCWNTLMDEAAYMNKRWNDFKVA
- a CDS encoding ABC transporter permease, with translation MQPSPAQSPTPSRSNLVGWLYVSPLVLVLVPFFVGPILVVLAASFFATDGFGGLTPGFTLASYVEVLHSALTLKLYLATIKFTVLTWIFTLIIGFFVAYFLVFHVRNQLLAIGLFLLCTVPFWTSNIIRMISWIPLLGKEGLINQALLATGAIRQPLEVLLFSDLAVVIAYVHQLTIFMIVPIFNSMARIDKKLIEAAIDAGASRFDIMRLIVVPMSKSGIALGTIFVISIVMGDFFVVKVMSGGGSASVVSAFYEDVGVLQYPTAAASAVLLTLVLVAIVSLILRTVDIRQEITR